One window of the Oceanivirga salmonicida genome contains the following:
- a CDS encoding nucleotidyl transferase AbiEii/AbiGii toxin family protein, whose product MNKVKLINTCHKIKEKTNLSFNSIIAHYFLEKILEKISKSIYGMNFIFKGGFVLSNFVGITSRTTSDIDFLLYGIEFTRENVLGILETVLYKNNDEITYKIISIEEIKELDRYSGYRVKILCKLENIRQVIPLDIAIGDVVTPNPISYNYKTIFLDKEINIKAYTIETMIAEKIETIYKKNIFNTRSKDFYDIYIYYIKLGKKILI is encoded by the coding sequence ATGAATAAGGTGAAATTGATAAATACTTGTCATAAAATAAAAGAAAAAACAAATTTATCTTTTAATTCAATAATAGCACATTATTTTTTGGAAAAAATTTTAGAGAAAATATCAAAAAGTATTTATGGTATGAATTTTATATTTAAGGGTGGTTTTGTTTTATCTAATTTTGTTGGAATAACTTCAAGAACAACATCTGATATAGATTTTCTTTTATATGGAATAGAATTTACAAGAGAAAATGTACTAGGAATTCTTGAAACAGTTTTATATAAAAATAATGATGAAATAACATATAAAATTATAAGTATTGAAGAAATAAAAGAACTAGATAGATATAGTGGGTATAGAGTAAAAATTTTATGTAAGCTTGAAAATATTAGACAAGTTATACCTTTGGATATAGCAATAGGGGATGTAGTTACACCTAATCCTATAAGTTATAATTATAAAACTATTTTTTTGGATAAAGAAATAAATATCAAAGCATATACAATTGAAACTATGATTGCAGAAAAAATAGAAACAATTTATAAAAAAAATATTTTTAATACAAGAAGTAAAGATTTTTATGATATATATATATATTATATAAAACTAGGAAAAAAGATATTGATATGA
- the amaP gene encoding alkaline shock response membrane anchor protein AmaP, which yields MFKILRFIIHTALLVVAGALLVYLIISPETVKEILGYIASKFDEKVYQLIAIIVLILYFVIFVFSYMETLFSKKNSVTVKTTSGKIEVNFTTLESITKTFLGTKDIVKNVKVAIVPTYNTPKIDADIECYKTENLNEKLEIVKNELKEHITSMVGLKPNSINLKVVKIDTEVAVETIKAEEFIGEEVKQEQE from the coding sequence ATGTTTAAAATATTAAGATTTATTATTCATACTGCTTTATTAGTAGTAGCAGGAGCATTATTAGTTTATTTAATAATCTCACCAGAAACAGTTAAAGAAATATTAGGGTATATAGCATCTAAATTTGATGAAAAAGTATATCAATTAATAGCTATTATTGTATTAATATTATACTTTGTAATATTTGTATTTTCATATATGGAAACCCTATTTAGTAAGAAAAACTCAGTAACGGTAAAAACAACATCAGGTAAAATAGAAGTAAACTTTACAACTTTGGAATCTATAACTAAAACATTTTTAGGAACAAAAGATATAGTTAAAAATGTTAAGGTCGCAATAGTACCTACATACAATACTCCTAAAATAGATGCAGATATAGAATGTTATAAAACTGAAAATTTAAATGAAAAATTAGAAATTGTTAAAAACGAATTAAAAGAACATATTACATCTATGGTAGGTTTAAAACCTAATAGTATAAACCTAAAAGTTGTTAAGATAGATACAGAAGTAGCAGTTGAAACTATTAAGGCGGAAGAATTTATAGGAGAAGAAGTAAAACAAGAACAAGAATAA
- a CDS encoding RluA family pseudouridine synthase, with product MRVYRLDSSTQRMKISLYLRQVQGYSGRSLRSIKVFLDGKQVKTTKKLPSRGILKVLEKEKGTNIEPIKMDLDIAFEDDDILVVNKPYGIITHPTLKKVDMTLANGIVYHINTVPRFYNRLDMDTTGLIVVAKNAYTQSFLQNFGDVNKKYLAVVEGKLEKEEIVVEEKIFRVENELARVIDEKGQEAKTKIKAIKYFEKSNVSLIECELYTGRTHQIRVHTKHIGHPIIGDKLYNPNSEFKCRQMLHAYKLSFIHPRTKKRIDIEIKPYKDMIEWS from the coding sequence ATGAGAGTATATAGATTAGATTCAAGTACACAAAGAATGAAAATATCTTTGTATTTAAGACAAGTGCAAGGGTATTCAGGTAGAAGTTTAAGAAGTATTAAAGTATTTTTAGATGGTAAACAAGTAAAAACTACTAAAAAATTGCCTTCTAGGGGAATATTAAAAGTATTGGAAAAGGAAAAAGGAACTAATATAGAGCCAATAAAAATGGATTTAGATATAGCTTTTGAAGATGATGATATATTAGTTGTTAATAAACCTTACGGAATAATAACGCATCCTACTTTAAAAAAGGTAGATATGACTTTGGCAAATGGGATAGTATATCATATAAATACAGTTCCAAGATTTTACAATAGATTAGACATGGATACAACAGGCCTTATAGTAGTCGCTAAAAATGCTTATACACAATCTTTTCTTCAAAACTTTGGAGATGTTAATAAAAAATACTTGGCAGTAGTAGAGGGTAAACTAGAAAAAGAAGAAATAGTTGTTGAAGAAAAAATATTTAGGGTTGAAAATGAATTGGCTCGTGTAATTGATGAAAAAGGACAAGAAGCTAAAACTAAAATAAAGGCTATAAAATATTTTGAAAAAAGTAATGTTAGTCTTATAGAATGTGAACTATATACAGGGAGAACACATCAAATAAGGGTACATACTAAACATATAGGGCACCCTATAATAGGAGATAAACTATATAATCCTAATTCTGAGTTTAAATGTAGGCAAATGCTACATGCATATAAATTGTCTTTTATTCACCCTAGAACTAAAAAAAGAATAGATATAGAAATTAAACCATATAAAGATATGATAGAATGGAGTTGA
- a CDS encoding Abi family protein, whose protein sequence is MEVSDIENISKMLKPPLTFEKQLEKLINEKNIIIKNKKLVLDFLKHNNYYQISGYIHLFRNEKIEFEYIKNIMIFDSKFSELMMYIISIIEKSIKTNLAYYFAHNYEYRNISYLDKETFMPQKNIKETNEEYKNKRILIEEKHSKFIKEFEISKKKK, encoded by the coding sequence ATGGAAGTAAGTGATATTGAAAATATAAGCAAAATGTTAAAACCCCCTTTAACGTTTGAGAAACAGCTTGAAAAATTGATTAATGAAAAGAACATTATAATAAAAAATAAAAAACTTGTATTAGATTTTTTAAAACATAATAATTATTATCAAATATCAGGTTATATACATTTATTTAGAAATGAAAAAATAGAATTTGAGTATATAAAAAATATAATGATATTTGATAGTAAGTTTAGTGAATTAATGATGTATATAATATCAATAATTGAAAAAAGTATAAAAACAAATTTAGCATATTATTTTGCTCATAATTATGAATATAGGAATATTTCATATTTAGATAAAGAAACATTTATGCCACAAAAAAATATTAAAGAAACTAATGAAGAATATAAAAATAAAAGAATTTTAATAGAAGAAAAACACAGTAAATTCATAAAAGAATTTGAAATAAGTAAAAAAAAGAAATGA
- a CDS encoding type IV toxin-antitoxin system AbiEi family antitoxin domain-containing protein: MKYKEKIINYLEKSGGIITSKYCVLNEIPSVYLTRLVRDNILKKISQGIYVTENADFDELYFFQLRYKKTIFSYYTALYLLGLSDKIIQNIDVTVESGYKFNEIMPNVNIKYVKKSLFKLGVIEVETMFGNKVRTYCFERIICDFIKNKNNIDIEIYAKIIRKYINYKNKNLELLYEIASKMGILKEVMEIYYE, from the coding sequence ATGAAATATAAAGAAAAAATAATAAATTATCTTGAAAAATCTGGGGGAATAATAACTAGCAAATATTGTGTATTAAATGAAATTCCTAGTGTATATTTAACAAGATTAGTTAGAGATAATATATTAAAAAAAATATCGCAAGGAATATATGTTACTGAAAATGCGGATTTTGATGAGTTATATTTTTTTCAATTAAGATATAAAAAAACTATATTTTCATATTATACAGCACTTTATCTTTTAGGTTTGTCTGATAAAATTATACAAAACATAGATGTTACAGTAGAAAGTGGTTATAAATTTAATGAAATAATGCCTAATGTGAATATAAAATATGTTAAAAAAAGTTTATTTAAATTAGGAGTAATAGAAGTTGAAACAATGTTTGGGAACAAAGTAAGAACATATTGCTTTGAAAGAATAATATGTGATTTTATAAAAAATAAAAATAATATTGATATAGAAATTTATGCTAAAATTATAAGAAAATATATAAATTATAAAAATAAAAATTTAGAGTTATTATATGAAATTGCAAGTAAAATGGGAATTTTAAAAGAAGTTATGGAGATATATTATGAATAA
- the nusB gene encoding transcription antitermination factor NusB, with the protein MEQRALRIEIFKILFEYEVMKNDVYNKRIENFLKENKLNKSKTDFFISYIKDCIEKENDLIDLIKIKLSGWTYERLGVVERTLLKMSFYEIEIKDIGYEIVINETLEIAKIYGDTKTNKFLNGILAELVKGK; encoded by the coding sequence ATGGAACAGAGAGCGTTAAGAATAGAGATTTTTAAAATACTATTTGAATATGAAGTTATGAAAAACGATGTATATAACAAAAGAATAGAGAATTTTTTAAAAGAAAACAAACTAAATAAATCAAAGACAGATTTTTTTATTTCATACATTAAAGATTGTATTGAAAAAGAAAATGACTTAATAGATTTAATTAAAATTAAGTTAAGTGGTTGGACTTATGAAAGGTTAGGAGTAGTTGAAAGAACTCTTTTAAAAATGTCGTTTTATGAAATTGAAATTAAGGATATAGGTTACGAGATAGTAATAAATGAAACATTAGAAATAGCAAAAATATACGGAGATACAAAAACTAATAAATTTTTAAATGGAATATTAGCCGAATTAGTAAAAGGTAAATAA
- a CDS encoding Asp23/Gls24 family envelope stress response protein — MGMLGNITVSPTVIKQIILETIKEIPNVIGIAKESKNQISGFFKSDGQKHKELEVEMSDTECVIDLSITVEYGAKLMEVAENLQEVIAKKVEELSGLSVKEINVVISKVEKRTTENVPKERVENV, encoded by the coding sequence ATGGGAATGTTAGGAAATATTACAGTTTCGCCTACTGTGATAAAACAAATAATTTTAGAAACTATAAAAGAAATACCAAATGTTATTGGTATAGCTAAGGAATCTAAAAATCAAATTAGTGGATTTTTTAAATCTGATGGACAAAAACACAAAGAATTGGAAGTAGAAATGAGTGATACTGAGTGTGTTATAGATTTAAGTATTACTGTAGAATATGGTGCTAAACTTATGGAAGTTGCTGAAAATCTACAAGAAGTTATTGCTAAAAAAGTAGAAGAATTAAGTGGCTTAAGTGTAAAAGAAATTAATGTAGTAATTTCAAAAGTTGAAAAGAGAACTACAGAAAATGTACCGAAAGAGAGAGTGGAAAATGTTTAA
- a CDS encoding Abi family protein, with protein sequence MPYIKHHKYKYNGYLPIWVGVELFTFGNIKYFYSMLNTNVKKMISKEYDLNDYIFYDWLEKLRRFRNMVAHNQRLYGVSISIPKSSKKIKLRSGKIFDYILISKNFFKDNENWNGYVLNEMEKIIKEHNIEIDKLGFTYDWKMLLKK encoded by the coding sequence TTGCCATATATAAAACATCATAAATATAAATATAATGGTTATTTGCCTATTTGGGTGGGTGTAGAATTATTTACATTTGGCAATATAAAATATTTTTATTCAATGCTAAATACGAATGTAAAAAAAATGATTTCTAAAGAATATGATTTAAATGATTATATTTTTTATGATTGGTTAGAAAAACTAAGGCGTTTTAGAAATATGGTAGCACATAATCAAAGATTATATGGAGTGAGTATTTCAATACCTAAAAGTTCTAAAAAAATTAAATTGAGAAGTGGTAAAATTTTTGATTATATACTTATTTCTAAAAATTTTTTTAAAGATAATGAAAATTGGAATGGATATGTATTAAATGAAATGGAAAAAATAATAAAAGAACATAATATAGAAATAGATAAATTAGGTTTTACATATGATTGGAAAATGTTATTGAAAAAATAA
- a CDS encoding SpoIIE family protein phosphatase yields the protein MEKIIKFVDEKKTYKQILLTLRDNDTIILDLGDTKLPVIFLNYLLKIYRLCKSKNKDIVFLSKNEINGDLKKYFRFFKDYEEYKNTSIYFNFQVKLYINNDSTRNLLKNIFSENGFLTKERKESNFLNKNHDCRMKDIYIIDYDTYKKEKLIEIEKIKKQNPDTVVILLISSESRESALKMVNLGIDSIIEKPINQEELLAIVKKLANASNLKFENIELNAKIRKLYENIENEISLAKDIQQSFLPENNIKFNGYNISYIFEPSQGIGGDFCDVVELNENEIAVVFADISGHGIPSSLLSSMLKVFIRNEIKQYANTSKFLENLNEKVINIFPKGKFVSMFYMIIDTKNNVMKYSKAAQEPALYLSKNKVKELETDGQVLGLFSKKMFPDMVVFEQKEIEFEKDAVLLLYTDGITEAEKDNEMYGIDKLKEEFLKNGRNIENIKESLSTYLLEDDLTLLIIYRDE from the coding sequence ATGGAAAAGATAATAAAATTTGTGGATGAAAAAAAAACATACAAACAAATATTATTAACTCTTAGAGATAATGATACAATAATACTAGACCTTGGAGATACAAAATTACCTGTAATATTTTTAAATTATCTTTTAAAAATATATAGACTTTGTAAATCTAAAAATAAAGATATAGTTTTTTTATCTAAGAATGAAATAAATGGAGATTTAAAAAAATACTTTAGATTTTTTAAAGATTATGAAGAGTATAAAAATACTAGTATATATTTTAATTTTCAAGTAAAATTATATATTAATAATGACTCTACTAGAAATTTACTTAAAAATATATTTTCGGAAAATGGTTTTTTGACAAAAGAAAGAAAAGAATCTAATTTTTTAAATAAAAATCATGATTGTAGAATGAAAGATATTTATATAATTGATTATGATACATATAAAAAAGAAAAACTTATAGAAATAGAAAAAATAAAAAAACAAAATCCTGATACTGTGGTAATACTTTTAATAAGTTCTGAATCAAGAGAATCAGCACTTAAAATGGTTAATTTAGGTATTGATAGTATAATTGAAAAGCCTATAAATCAAGAGGAACTTTTGGCAATAGTAAAAAAATTAGCCAACGCCTCTAACTTAAAATTTGAAAATATTGAGTTAAATGCTAAAATTAGAAAACTATATGAAAATATTGAAAATGAAATAAGTTTAGCTAAAGATATACAACAAAGTTTTTTGCCTGAAAATAATATAAAGTTTAATGGTTATAATATTTCATATATATTTGAACCATCACAAGGTATAGGTGGAGATTTTTGTGATGTGGTAGAATTAAATGAAAATGAAATAGCAGTAGTGTTTGCAGATATATCAGGTCATGGTATACCATCATCATTATTATCATCTATGTTAAAAGTATTCATTAGAAATGAGATAAAACAATATGCTAATACAAGTAAATTTTTAGAAAATCTTAATGAAAAAGTCATTAATATATTTCCAAAAGGAAAGTTTGTTAGTATGTTTTATATGATTATTGATACAAAAAATAATGTAATGAAATATTCTAAGGCAGCCCAAGAACCAGCATTGTATTTATCTAAAAATAAAGTTAAAGAATTAGAAACAGATGGTCAAGTATTAGGGTTATTTTCTAAAAAAATGTTTCCTGATATGGTAGTTTTTGAGCAAAAAGAAATAGAATTTGAAAAAGATGCTGTCCTTTTATTATATACTGATGGTATAACAGAAGCAGAAAAAGATAATGAAATGTATGGTATAGATAAATTGAAAGAAGAATTTTTAAAAAATGGTAGAAATATAGAAAATATAAAAGAAAGTTTATCAACTTACCTATTAGAAGATGATTTGACTTTACTAATTATATATAGAGATGAGTGA